A stretch of DNA from Channa argus isolate prfri chromosome 7, Channa argus male v1.0, whole genome shotgun sequence:
CCCACATTGCTTCAGATGAATACAGGTATAAGGGACAAAAATAACATCACTTTGGACAACCAGgtctgtcaaataaaaatacaagtggAGCTGTAAATTCTAGCAAATACTGTAAACTATGGTTTGAGCTTGATCAACTAATATAACCAAACTAATGACAAAAAGTATAAAGCTTGAATTTGAGAAACTTTGAGAAGTGGAGGATCAGGGAGCAGATGCTCCCTTAAAAGCAGGACAGAGCCTTGGCTTTATGTTCTTACAATAATTGCATAAATGTCAGAGTGAGCCTAAAATACTTACCTCACATGTTTCCCATGAACGAGAGAAAGCACGCAGAGGTTCACCATGTTCCAAGATGTGCTGTTGTCATAGCGCATTAGATTGAGGGCCATGGCAACGTGGGAATGGCAGTTATCAAAACACAGATTGTGCTTCAAGAAAACACAATAGTTATTAGTATATGAATAATGTTGAGCAAATATGTGTATTAAAATCCTACACATTATCTTACCGGCCTACATTTGTATTCTTCAGATGCATCATGCACTGCTTTGTCCCATGTAGCAACACCGTTTCCACAGACTTTGTCCACATCAAGTTTCCAATACCTGcagtaataattaataatcagtgtatttcttaaaatgtgtgattttgtgTGAACTACTCGTTGAAAtattaggaaaataaaatatgaacttACTTTGTTGGTCTACCAAAGCCCATGTTGTCCTCCTGTGAAAAATGTGTAACATTCAAGAAACCATACAAGTGAAtgaactaaaatatatttagtgtGATACATAATAGATAAATGTGATTATGAGAAATTGCAGCTTTAAGAATCGCAAGCTAAAAAGTCCAATTGAGTAAGTGTTCATAATTTAGCAGCTTTACTCTGCAAGTCAAGATGACAACGTAGATTAAaggtttgcattttattttagatatacagtatgttcagtCTCACTGGGCTTTGATGCCTCTTTACACTGACTGCATGATATGGACTTGCCGATTTCATAAgataaataaatggataaattACGGTAGATGCAAAAGCAATACTCACAGATACAAAGTATGACCCTGCAAAGTCTCGTATGACTCCTGATGATGTGCATATACCCATGTGACCGATGAAGGGGAGCACCCACCTGCAGGATGCACGCAGTACAATACAGTATGAACAGTTGCCTAATAGAATAATGCAGTACTTATAATACAATAATTTGTTATAATAAGTGGGTTTACTAGTAGCTACATTTCACTAAACCTGCTGTATTTCATCTGACGTTAGCAAAATAATAGCCGAGCGGCAAGCTGTCGCAGCTAACGCTAAGCTAACAAGAGCAAGAAATATGTTTTAGTTTCTTACGACAAAATAGGAATAGGTGTCCACACAATGCAGTAGGGGTAACGGCTGCCTTTTCTGTCGCTTTTTAAGAAATCACCGTGATAGTTCATCATTATATCGGTATCATCCGCCTCCGCCATCACTGCCACGGAGTGACGGGAGATGACGGTGACGTGGGAGCGGTACCGCGCAGTTCTCGCCTCCGCGGATCTGACAGAAGTCGGTCAGTGAACGCATCACTGCTGATGGGACGTACAATCAGTAAATGGGATTCAATGACTTATACGGTCGTAGACATCAAAGCTTCATCTAAATTAGTGAAATTTATTATCcgatttgtatttgtttttactctcATTAGTCCAAGCAATAGATGAGTCTTATCTCATTTACAGCAAAGATATAAACTTCAGCAGTACTTTCACCAATACATTACCAATAATTTTTGCAGGCATTTATCAAAATTCTGTTTTTCAGGTTTTGGAGCCTCTGTCCACACAGACATGAACTTTAGTCACTCTACCCACAACTCCTAAAGCTGGGACACTTTTTTATGGTATATGGGGCAGATGTTCCCCTAACTATGTACTGTGCTCACATTTGTTGCCCAATAGTCAGCAAAAACAGATCATAGAGCAGACACTGATGAATGACCAGTGTATATGAGAAAGTTCATACCATAGCCCTGTCTACAGTACATCTTCCCAACCTAGTTTGTACTGGTTCAGTACTGCTGTCGTTGCTACATGAGTTACATTAGGAGGGCAAACTTTTCATCATTGATGTTActgatgtaaaaacaaaagcaagataAAGCACATCCGGTGTTCAATAAGTTTATTATTTACCTTGTTTGCAACAAATGTTATTATAGGAGTCCTCAAAGAAAAGCAGTATTTCAAATtaatgaacaaagaaaacacatggaaGCTTAGCATTTGTTGAGGATCCATTTCTTAATAATCAACCTATTTGAGGGCAAAGAAGACCCAATGAGCTGTTCCCTCCGCAACAGATGGGATGCCTCtgtgttctctctttttttttaaacccacaaCTATGTTTAGAGAAGCCTCATGCAAACAGGACTGAACACCTGACTGTAGCAGAGGACTAGTGCTAGAGCCAAGCAGCTAGAAGGCAGGATCCCTATCACCATCAAAAACTTCACACTGTACCAAAATTAGCATCCGTGTCCCAATTATTCCCAACAGAAGTTTCACACCGACATCTCGTGCCAAATGAGATTTCCAATTAAGAGGACgtaactttaaaacaaaagttataTTAGAAATTTTTGTTTGagcaaatatttcctttttttaaaacaatctattgtagtaaaaaaaaaaaaacttaacaaaaaAAGGAGTACTGTATGCCAAAATTATGTTTGAaggaaacaagagaaaacaaaatttaatcCTTGGCCGCTGAAATGACAGATGACAACCTTTGGCAGAAGAAACCACTTCTTTGTTCCGACAGATAAACTAAACAAAGCttataaatgcatttcattagAGCAACACCTTCAGCTTTCCTAACTTTGAGAGCAAAAACTAATTCCAGGCTTCCTGTGACTAAAACTCCAACTGAAAATACGATCAAGTCAAAGTCGGAATTAGTGACTTGGGTGTGCAGCCTTTCGGAGATGAGCGCAAACACTTTGTCTCCTGGCTTCACTGTAGAGCAGACAGGATACAACAAAGCACTGTCTTGTGGTCTGTTATCCAATCCTCCACGGAGGATGCCAACTGTGCAGCCACACCAACCTGAAAGCAGGTAGCCAAACCGCAGGCTTCTCCTTCTACATGCTGTGTGTCTCTCCAACATAAACCTGAGGAGGTATAAGTGCTGTACTCCTCTTTCTGCGTGAGAAACTGGGGAGTGGTGTGGAAGATGCTCTCCTCAAAGGTGTCCCACTGCCAACAGGGTGTGGGAGGAGGCTGAGGTGTTGTCGGTGCTTTGAAGAGTGGCGAGATGGATGTCGTCTCCACCCTCTGTGAATTCCTCTCCCCAAAGTGGTCTCCACCAGTCCTTTGTTAGGACAAGGGAGGGTGATGCATAGTGCAGATATGTGACATGACATTCACTTAATGTTTCTGTCAGACAGTGGAGGGgaaattaaaattcaaacagGAGCTGGGAGAGTGCTTAGCATCCTACATCCATTCTACAGGATGGCTGACGGTTTCCTTAGCTTGGCCGACATTGTACTTGTCCTTCTGAGCTGTCTTCATCATCTGAACCTTCTGGGCCAACACCACGCAGGCCTGTGATGCGATATCCCATGTTGAGCAGCATAACCTCCAGAGGATCAGCGTTCATACGCCGCTGGTTCGCTTGGGCAGCACCCTCCATGTCCTCCACCACTCTCccattctcactctctgtctgcattgaaagaaaacagagtacatatatcaaaatatatatatatatgtattattgAATAAAACCCAGATTATCATCTGTTTACCTCTGGTCTGGGGTTCCACAATCGAACCACAGGATCAATACCACTAGTAGCCAGGAAGCAGTAGCTAGGGTGGGGCTGCAGGCAGTTGACAATGGACTCATCCCCTTGCAAGATTCTCACCAGGTTAGTTGTCTCCTTTTCCCAGATGAAGAAGGAACCATCATCTGAGCCACTGACAATATACTGGCCTTTGCTATagataaagaaaaactattCAGACCTGCCTGACAAGCTATGACACATTTCCAGAAAATTGCAAACTCTTAAGTTGAACTTCATTCATAGGACACTTGTTTAATtcactgtaggtgtgtgtaAACGGGGCTTTCCAAGTTCTAGTGTGAAGTAACTCAGCAGGGCATTCTGGTATATAATGTTCTGTTGCATTGTGTTCACTGTATTACATTCCAGgggttttagtcattttaatttgatcCTTGCACTGGATAATGTGATGGAAAACTTGGTGAGAGGTGGAAAAgagaagcgaggagaagatcttTTGTTAAACAGCAATAATGTTACACAACATGAGttcacagaataaaaaagacCAAATGTTACTGTTTTAAGAGGCTGGACTAGTTTGATTGGTGTCTCAAATAATTTGCAGTGGCCTGTCTACGTTTatccacatttttattcactaaGTAGTTAATATATTAGACATCACACATTGGATTGGAAGTACTGACATGATAAAGACATGGCACTCAATGCAATGAATGCACTTAAATGTATGGTGTAATGgtactaaaaattaaaaaatttaaagagaTAGACCATTCCCACAATACGGGAGATACGTTAACCAGCGCATAGATTTATGAACGTAATCCATTTCTTACTGTAGGATTTTGCTCTATCGATTCTCAGCTGCAGATTTACTGTTCCCTGGGTAAAGCTAGAGTTTGAGACTGCCCCCTTCTGGGGCCTTTGCAGGTTGAACGTGAATTCTACTGAccttccaaaaaagttggcttCTTTGATATCAGTGGTAGTGTTGCAGTGACCACAATATCTGTGCTTGTAGTCAAAGCTGCGCTCCCGCAGAACCAACTCATCTTCAGGGATGGACTCCTTCCGACTGAATGAATGGAATCGTATGGAGCTGTTGGACTTCTTATCTTCTGGTAGTCAAAACAGATATCTTAAACTTAGTACCACTGACTTATTtagacaaataacaaataaacaaaaaatacattgctAATAATTATTATTGCAGACCTAGCTGAAAACTTGCTAATGAAGTTCAAACAAAAGGGTGGTGGCAGTAGGGTTTAGACGTATATTTTGAGATCCCGCTGTGAATAAACTTGCTTAACAAATAAGAGCTACTGaatattatttaattctttCATACCTGATTCTGTCTTGGTAAATAGTGCAGCCTTAATATCTTTATCCAATGCATCACAGGCACTACTGTGTGCCTGCTCTGGAAACTTTCCTTTGAAATCATCCAAACACTCCAGTGCTTCAGGTACATATTTAAGCTCAAACAAACACCGTGCCAGTCTAAAATGTGCTTTCAGATGACCAGGGTTAAGTGTAAGAGCCTTCAGACAGTCCCTGAGAGCGTCATAATGGTCTCCATCCCTGCAAACAAGTACAAACATAAAGCCTCAATAATACCTTTCATTGCCTTCATGAAAATTACTATCACTTTGCAGTGATACAATAAGCCTTACCATTTACGTTTCATGTAGGCTGCAGCCCGGTTCCCATAAAGCATGGCATTGGAGCTGGCCTGATGTATGCCTAAACTGTATAGTTGGATGGCCTGTGTCCAATGCTGCCGTGCAAATGCATCATTTGCTTGTTGCTTTATCTTCTCCAAGTGAGGAGGGAGCTCAGTGGAActaagagagagaagaaaaatgactCAAGTCTGTGCCCTCCCAAACCTTTGCACAGTCAATCTGTGTGTAAAAGCAATCACAACCTGGATAAAGAGACTACTACCTTGAGCATATCTTGGTTCCTGCTAAGCGAATATGGCTATTTGGCAAGTGAATTCCATTGGAGACGCCATTGGTCTTTCCATTCTGCACTTCACCTGGTAAATCAGTTTTACAAGCCATCAATGCATCCTTAGATACCACACTTTATCTACTTCTGTAAGCAATTATTCAGAGTATTATTAATACAGTCTCCACAGACCTacctgttgatgttttttttggaaGCAAAAAGGTGTATGGCCTCTGTTTAAATGTCAAGTCAAACAAATACACctagaagaaagacagaaattatCAAAGCAAATAGCATAGACTTAAAACTCCTCTTACCAATCCTTGTTTGTTCTAAGAAGACTTACCTGTTCCCCACCCATGTTAACAAGCAGCTCTGTGCCATCTGGGCTGAAGGTGACATAGGTGGCCACCAGGACCCTTAGGCGGTTATTGTAGTCTGGGAGTTTCACTGGCAGGTGCCCTTGAGCATTTGAACAGAAGGTGATGTAATTTGACAACAGCCGTCAGAGTCCTTTATATATTACCCACACAGTTCCTGACATAATTACTATATAATTAGAATACAAATGTACCTATTAAATAAATCTGATACCAGACAATTCAGCCATATATGCACCTGCAACGTAATACTGCCCTGCTCCGTCTGGGATGGGCTTTTGCCTTTCACAGAATGTGTGAACAGCTGCTGATGTGCCCTGACTCATAGATTTCCTATgtgagaaattataaaacatttggttAATATTCTAGATAAAGATGTGAATTTCAAAATATAGCAAATATATCACATTTGAGTTGTTTTTGCATAGTCGTTGCATAGAATCATATCAAAAGTTTAAACAACCGGTAGTTGTGAATCATCCTGATGTCATAGAGGCGTACAAAAGGACCATTGGCTCCCACTGCTAGGTAGTTGTTGTCCCGTGGGTTGACAGCTAGACACTTAGCCTCAACCAGCTGACCACAAAACTCTGTCAGATCAATAAGCACCTCTGAACGTTTACTGCTCTCCCGCAAGTCATATTGTCtgtatacacagaaaaaaattcagcatataaactgtaaaaaaattgCCATGAAAAGTTTTTTGACTTAGTAGAACAAAACAAGGTAACAGCAAAATTAACAACCAACCAAAAACAGTACGTTTTCTAATCTATGGGCTGTTACCTAACAATGCCATCCTCTGCAGCACTCCAGAAGGTATTGGGCCACATGGGTGCTGTGGCAATGCGTTTAACTCTGTTGGTATGATCAGAAAACATATGGATGGTTTCCTTCACAGTCAGGTCATGGACATGGACTTTAGTGTCAGCTGCACCTGTTATCAAAATTCTGTCCCCAGAGTGAGGAAGGAACTGTGTGGAAAGAAGACAAACCAGACTAATAAGTACACACCAAATATGACAATAATAAAGGCCCTTCTTAGGCCAAGCAATTAATGTTAACATTGTTTCAATGCTATAGACTCACCTTTAATTCTGTGACAATGAATCAATATCCTTCCCAAACAACTTAATTCCAATTTTATCATGGAGCCTACAGTAGTAGGCCTTTTTGAAAATTGCAATGAAACTATGAGAAGCCTCAACTAGGATGTGCAAAGATTGAACAGTGCCACATATTGTACAATGACTGAATGTGCAACCTAGGGAGCATCTGAGAAAGGGTGAGTTGGGCAATAGCAAAGTGTTACCAGCAGAGGATCTTTTGCTTATCACATTCAGATTCTGAACTGTGtcacaaaatgtgataaaactATGACAGTAAGTCCAAGTTAGATTCACTACGTTTTTACCTTTTACTTTATTCACTTATCTTGCTCTGAATAAGTACTATCCAACTAGGTGGGCTCCATTTTAAGCAAATGCTATCTCTGTCCCATGAACACAAATTTCtgaatatttatgtaaacaTGATTTTAGCCCATTTTCCTACCTGTGATTCAATATATCAATTTTCCAATCGGTTCTTCTTACCtttacagaaaatatatttgctgCATGTCCTGTGTGCATAGTTGTAAGCTTCTTGTGTCTGAATGGATCCCAGATGATGGCATGTTGATCATCTGAGCCAGAGGCCAGTAGactgaatacaaaaataataagtcAAGCCTCATTTGTTTAGGGTCTTTCTAATTAATGCCATTTAAAATCTTATAAAGTGACACATGCTAAGATATGCAATGGCTGATGCAGTTATATTTCGGTGATGTAAATCAAAATCTCCATAATCAATTCGTTAAATATTtggtgcttaaaaaaaaagtcaatgtaCATATCCCACAACAAAGTAGTGACACATTTTGGGCCTCTATTATCCTTGACATTCAGCTGTACAGCAACAATCAGAACTGacatattaatgtaaaatattcaaattaaatattacatttaaccCAGCAATATTAAACAGTAGATAGTGAGTACGTACAAGGTGtttgacacagttttaaaacataatcTAATGCTGCCATTGATTCCAGaaacatatatatttgtaaAGCACATTTTAGGTTTTGAAGACCTACTCTCCTCGTTCATTCCACTCCAAACAGTTCACACAGCCAGTGTGGCCCTGTTAAACAGAAAGtataaactgtcagaaagatacattataatacacacaaatatcttCTCAGTGTCTCTTTTTTGCATTGCTCTCTCCACTGACCTGAAGCTCTGCTTCCAGTCCAAGTCTCTTGATGAAGGGGTCAGTCACATGATAGAACCTTTGGAAGCCTGATGACGTCTTGTCCTGAAGACAGGAATCAAAGTCTCTATCAGATTTTGGACATTATACATTATACCAATTATTTTGGGTTGCTTTCAGCAAAGCAATTTCCCCATTGTGTGCTCGCTGAGCTGACTAGACGCTCTAGCAGATTTTAACTCACCCTTATCTGCCTCTGCAGAATATCTCTGGTGATGTTGACAGTCGTCATCGCCTCGCCACAAAACATAAATTAGGGCTAGACTGGAGGTTCCAGGTGTCAGACCTTAGATGACATTTACTCTGGGTTTGTTAAGAGTAAGATGTAAAGATGCTGAGATGTGAAGACGTGACAGGATGGACAATTTTCACAAGGCAGTGACATTACGTTGTTTATTCGTCAGTTAAACAGTTAAAAGTTTGTCAGGAgggattttaattatttagtgaatttatttaaaaaataataaatcctaAGTAAATAATATAACGTTTACTGATGTCCAGCAGTACCAAAGACAGTGGGTTTGCCACCGACTAGTGAGCCGAGTTCATTAGCCAACAAGCTAGTGTTAACTTAACGTTAGCTATGCAATGTCAGTATTGTTATCGGCTGACTGTTTCGCAAAACACTGACAATTGTCTAAATTGAAGGCGTTGTTAAGCTGGTAGAAACATTAGCCACCTATGCATAGGGCCTTTAAGAGACCTGTCGTTGATCACGTAGTTGTCGTTAGCGTGTTTGCGTTACCTTGCTAACTAAACAAAACGTCCACTTCGCGTAACGTTATCATTTGCAACGCTATAATTATAGTTTACAACTGCTAGGGTAATCTTACCGCTTTCCTTGGAGTAAAAATGCTTCTGTCATGAAATGTCCATTTATTAAACGTTATATTTCACATTATGCGAGTTTGTTGACAGCATTTTCGCTAATACCGTGTCTGACTTGAACACAAACCTCCTTCCACTGAACATAACATACGCAACTTTGTTACGCCTGCTAAAACGGAACAAACACTTCCGGTCCGTAATggtttcagaataaaagcattcACTATACGAACCACAGTTGGCATTTACAGTTTCTGCGACACAAGAAAGTAGTAATGtcaatttctctcttttgtttacATACAAAAGTGTAATAACTGACATCTTTACAACACACTCAAACAATAGGAGtatagttttaaaaacacatctttcaGAAGtgctcaaataaaatatttttttttacctgataACAAAAGTTGAAGATTCTGAATTAACCGCCTAAACGTGAATATAATTCTTTTAATAACtatgtgtttaaataaacttcTTTTTTGTGAGAGAGTATTTTAGGACCCCTTcacaacacatttcacacacaaaaaaaaaaacaactacaaatacaaatgaaaaagtttAAAGAATCTTCATAGACCtgttaaactgtgttttgtcCCTTTCTCCCAACCATCATTAAGAACTCAGTTCTTGTGATGTGACgcttttgtaacatttattaaccaatttttttattcttaatttctttttatgtatttagtgTAGCTAAAACAGCCGTAAGCACTAAAGGTGAAGACAGTGTTGTGTCCAATAAAGTGGCACCTTGTAACAAATATATTTGATGAATGCATAATATATTGAAGTGTTAGCCAGAGATGTTTGTGTCCAAATGCCTTATAACATTGGAGTCCACtagcagaaaaacagacaaacaaacaaaaccctaacattatttctatttcttaAATACAGCATATCTCagcatgtcatttttattaaaaggcAAACTTTGTCCAAAGGCGTGCCTTTCACAATCAAGGAGGTAAAAAGACTACTTCCTTTGATAAATGCAATAAGCAGCCCTTACAAGGTACCTATGTTTTGATGCTATCTTTTTTAAGTCTTAAATAATATCTGCATCTATTGCAGGCAAATTTAGGTAATTATTGTTGTACATAAACTATGATCAGTAtaccaaaaaaataacattttgttgcAAGTTGCTTAAAAAAAGTCCAACATGCAAACTATGTGTCATGATATGCTGGAGGTTAGGTAATACAAATGCTACTGATGTGCCAACTTCCTACAATAAACTGATGTCAGCATTTGcgttattttcatgttttgtcaACCAAAGCTGTTCAGTGTGGTGAGCCAACAACTTCacttacaattttaaaaagaaatccaaTATAGTAGTCATGTTGTAGGCCTTAGCCTAAATAACTCTTAATGTGTCTTAATTTAGTTAGTTACAATATGGCTGTACAATATACGTCctctataataaaaatattaatatagtgGTATTTATTTCATAGTATGTGCCAAATGCAAAAAATAGTTGGTGGCTTAACTAAATATTTGTTACAATTTCCAACCGCTTATTTTATATGTTAGTCGAGCCATCCCAACGGATATTGGATAGGTTGGTTCGTTTTGTAGTACTGAAGCGGGTTTCGGTTACAGACTAAATAAACCCTTTTTGATGCATGAACAGCAATACTTAAAGCAGAGAGTCAAACGCGTAAGATGTAATCTGTAGATAAACCAGTAGAGAGGCCGGATGCATATACCTTGCAAACAGGAAAACCTCAAACGGTTGTACACACAATCACTTTTCAACGGACAGCTCTGTGACATAAAACAAGCggcctttgtgtgtttgatgggTTGTCTGCCATAGAAGGGAATCAGTTGGCTTAGCTAGCGGAGCAACGGCAGCAACAGCAGATGGTTCAGATTCACCTTCGGATGCCGGGCTTGAAACCGAGATTTGTTTCTACATTCTGTGTTTATGCTAAAAAAAAGGTAGAGCAATCATTTTGTGTACATCGTTAGCAAATTTAGTTAAACAAATGTAAGCACGAAATCAGAATAGGCGTTGTAACGTCCACAATCATTGAAGTACGTTAGCTAAGCAAATGCTGTGTTAGCAATTAGCTAGCGTACGTTGTTAAACGGAAACGGACTTCTCATGGATTAGCTAAAATGGTTAGCGATGCAGTAAATCGCTGTACCTAACATATGGGTGCTATTGTAAGGAAATTAcaaaaagttgctttttttaCCGTCTAGACCTTTTACAGCTACAATTTTCGCATTTCGATTTTTAGAGTGATTTGAGTTTAGCGACTAGTCACGTATAGCTGATAGCCTATTTAAGCGTGAGCGAGTCATTTCCTTTATGAATTAACTGGCTAGTGAGAAGGATTAGTGTGTTCTTAACGACGAAGCTGCATCTCAGGGTGCGTTTACCCGCTAGTAAACATTAAAGTCGCTCGTCTTAAATAATGTACACTTGTATAACTTCCTTTAGCCTACTAGGGATATCAGTGTTTGTGTAATAGATTATGTAACGCTGAAAGACATGTGcttatgttgttattt
This window harbors:
- the LOC137130566 gene encoding transmembrane protein 222-like, with translation MAEADDTDIMMNYHGDFLKSDRKGSRYPYCIVWTPIPILSWVLPFIGHMGICTSSGVIRDFAGSYFVSEDNMGFGRPTKYWKLDVDKVCGNGVATWDKAVHDASEEYKCRPHNLCFDNCHSHVAMALNLMRYDNSTSWNMVNLCVLSLVHGKHVSWAAFLKTWLPFLMLCGVLATFILTLNLQ
- the wdtc1 gene encoding WD and tetratricopeptide repeats protein 1 isoform X1, which translates into the protein MFCGEAMTTVNITRDILQRQIRDKTSSGFQRFYHVTDPFIKRLGLEAELQGHTGCVNCLEWNERGDLLASGSDDQHAIIWDPFRHKKLTTMHTGHAANIFSVKFLPHSGDRILITGAADTKVHVHDLTVKETIHMFSDHTNRVKRIATAPMWPNTFWSAAEDGIVRQYDLRESSKRSEVLIDLTEFCGQLVEAKCLAVNPRDNNYLAVGANGPFVRLYDIRMIHNYRKSMSQGTSAAVHTFCERQKPIPDGAGQYYVAGHLPVKLPDYNNRLRVLVATYVTFSPDGTELLVNMGGEQVYLFDLTFKQRPYTFLLPKKTSTGEVQNGKTNGVSNGIHLPNSHIRLAGTKICSRYSTELPPHLEKIKQQANDAFARQHWTQAIQLYSLGIHQASSNAMLYGNRAAAYMKRKWDGDHYDALRDCLKALTLNPGHLKAHFRLARCLFELKYVPEALECLDDFKGKFPEQAHSSACDALDKDIKAALFTKTESEDKKSNSSIRFHSFSRKESIPEDELVLRERSFDYKHRYCGHCNTTTDIKEANFFGSKGQYIVSGSDDGSFFIWEKETTNLVRILQGDESIVNCLQPHPSYCFLATSGIDPVVRLWNPRPETESENGRVVEDMEGAAQANQRRMNADPLEVMLLNMGYRITGLRGVGPEGSDDEDSSEGQVQCRPS
- the wdtc1 gene encoding WD and tetratricopeptide repeats protein 1 isoform X3; this translates as MFCGEAMTTVNITRDILQRQIRDKTSSGFQRFYHVTDPFIKRLGLEAELQGHTGCVNCLEWNERGDLLASGSDDQHAIIWDPFRHKKLTTMHTGHAANIFSVKFLPHSGDRILITGAADTKVHVHDLTVKETIHMFSDHTNRVKRIATAPMWPNTFWSAAEDGIVRQYDLRESSKRSEVLIDLTEFCGQLVEAKCLAVNPRDNNYLAVGANGPFVRLYDIRMIHNYRKSMSQGTSAAVHTFCERQKPIPDGAGQYYVAGHLPVKLPDYNNRLRVLVATYVTFSPDGTELLVNMGGEQVYLFDLTFKQRPYTFLLPKKTSTGEVQNGKTNGVSNGIHLPNSHIRLAGTKICSRYSTELPPHLEKIKQQANDAFARQHWTQAIQLYSLGIHQASSNAMLYGNRAAAYMKRKWDGDHYDALRDCLKALTLNPGHLKAHFRLARCLFELKYVPEALECLDDFKGKFPEQAHSSACDALDKDIKAALFTKTESDKKSNSSIRFHSFSRKESIPEDELVLRERSFDYKHRYCGHCNTTTDIKEANFFGSKGQYIVSGSDDGSFFIWEKETTNLVRILQGDESIVNCLQPHPSYCFLATSGIDPVVRLWNPRPETESENGRVVEDMEGAAQANQRRMNADPLEVMLLNMGYRITGLRGVGPEGSDDEDSSEGQVQCRPS
- the wdtc1 gene encoding WD and tetratricopeptide repeats protein 1 isoform X2, which produces MFCGEAMTTVNITRDILQRQIRDKTSSGFQRFYHVTDPFIKRLGLEAELQGHTGCVNCLEWNERGDLLASGSDDQHAIIWDPFRHKKLTTMHTGHAANIFSVKFLPHSGDRILITGAADTKVHVHDLTVKETIHMFSDHTNRVKRIATAPMWPNTFWSAAEDGIVRQYDLRESSKRSEVLIDLTEFCGQLVEAKCLAVNPRDNNYLAVGANGPFVRLYDIRMIHNYRKSMSQGTSAAVHTFCERQKPIPDGAGQYYVAGHLPVKLPDYNNRLRVLVATYVTFSPDGTELLVNMGGEQVYLFDLTFKQRPYTFLLPKKTSTGEVQNGKTNGVSNGIHLPNSHIRLAGTKICSSSTELPPHLEKIKQQANDAFARQHWTQAIQLYSLGIHQASSNAMLYGNRAAAYMKRKWDGDHYDALRDCLKALTLNPGHLKAHFRLARCLFELKYVPEALECLDDFKGKFPEQAHSSACDALDKDIKAALFTKTESEDKKSNSSIRFHSFSRKESIPEDELVLRERSFDYKHRYCGHCNTTTDIKEANFFGSKGQYIVSGSDDGSFFIWEKETTNLVRILQGDESIVNCLQPHPSYCFLATSGIDPVVRLWNPRPETESENGRVVEDMEGAAQANQRRMNADPLEVMLLNMGYRITGLRGVGPEGSDDEDSSEGQVQCRPS